A segment of the Trifolium pratense cultivar HEN17-A07 linkage group LG7, ARS_RC_1.1, whole genome shotgun sequence genome:
AtttacaatataaaattattcacaTGAATAAAAACATGAATTTAGAAGCTCATGATCTCTTGAAAATCATCtcatttttttctaaataattAGAATTTTACAAGCACAAGAAACATAATAACCTCAACCATTACAAGCATTAACAACTTACTTTCATACAAAACTAATTAAAACCTATCCTACTTCATTTCATTTACATAAATTTTGGTTGaaacattttatcaaacagaaAAGGAGCATTGCACCGTAAGGCACAACAACAGAAAAATGAGATATTAGGACAATGAGATTACCTTTGGTGGAAACGGCAGGCAGAGATGCGAAACACCTGATCATGCAATCCCATGAGAAAGATCATAGAGTACTCATATATATGTTTATTactgtttttctagttcagtcCAAATAGTCACAGAACCATGTGCTCCTGCCAAATAGTCACAAAAATCTTTACGTATATACAGTAACGGTCTATAATAGGATTATTGACGTTTAATGTTAGGCGGTTATTCTGACGGTCATATTTAGGTCATCATATCCATTTTCACAATGATGACTGTGACTCACATCGGAGGCTTTATATTTGCGCAAAGAGCTCAGGTATTATTCTTTACTTTAAAACCACTCACTTCGAATTCACACAAATAGTAACTTGCTATTAGAGTGTCTTGCGAGTACACCACCTTTATTTTCACAACCATTGTTCAGACGGGACATTTTACCATCCAAAATCTTTCAAATTTGGTAAGatcaatttttatattatgttgaacaatgataatttgataaaaacaataaaatcaaaatttaattggTGTGAAACAAATATAAGAGTGACAATTATTGTGTgaaacaaaattcaatttttttatgttaaccTTCTGGTTTTTCAGAGGAATGAGTCTCGATAATGTAGAGTTCGGTCACCAATTCCTATTAGGAATCAGACTCATTTGGTCTTGAAATCTATTTTTTGGTTGTCAAAACCTTAAATACAATTTTGGTCATCATGAATCTATAAATATAGTCTGCAAATCCCTTCCGAGTCTGAGTAGATTTATAAGTACTTTGACTAGAAGTACTAGTACTTACTAGACAAACCACCCTAGATCAAAACACCAAGTACAGTCTAGTAAGTTGCTCTCAAAATTGTAAGATGAAATTcacacaaattaaattttaatgcagttctaattttgtaaaatataaaaattctatcGTTAAAATCTGAACCGTTAATCTCAATCAATGTCTTTCTATTCCTGAACCAGTTAGTGTTGATCAATGTCTGGATCACACTAATCCTAATTCTATTGATATATCTGAATCTAATCATGACACTACACCTAGTCATGATCAACCAACCCCTCTCAGACAATCCACTAGACCTAAAAGACCACCATCACACCTTGTGGATTACCACTGCAATAATGTAGTTCACAAGACACCTTATCCCATCAATAAATTCATCAGTCATAATCATCTTTCCCCTTCTTATTCCACATTCTGTTTATCCCTTCTCAGTAATAATGAGCCTAACAACTACGCTGAAGCTTCTAAGCATGACTGTTGGGTGAAAGCTATGCAAAGTGAGCTCCATGCATTATCTAGCAATAACACATGGACTATTGGGTGAAAGCTATGCAAAATTAGCTCCATGAATGCCGTTAAAATTTGAACCCTTCACGTAGACTCACACCTGTGTGTGTCACACGAGTCTTTCTTCAGCTCTTGGCATCCAAACAACGACTAACATGAATGAGACATGttatttacaaatataaaaattctatcGTTAAAATCTGAACGGTTAATCTCAATCATATAACTctaatttttattgactaagTTGGTTGAGTATATTACTACTCATAAAACGGAATTTCTTAGTCTTTGTtgtaaaaacaagaaaataggAACACCTCAATAAAACACAAGTTTGTTTATTTCCTTTTCACCTGAAAccctattttattttgcaaaactaTTGAATATTGAAATACATATGAATCTAAGCAGTAATAATCTTTATTCAAGTTCAAAGAAATGTTACAAATTAAGATGATTAGAAGTGTGCTAAAAAGCTAAGTATGAAGTAACAGCTAGCACATCTAATCAAAATGAGGCCGGGCTACATACATAACTAGAACCGACGGATGTCTTTAGGAGGCCTGAAGTTAAGGGGATGTGTTTCTTGAGTGGCATTTTGATCTTGTTTccacatttttattgttttgtcgGCTTCACATGATATAAGCCTCGTACCGGTGATATCATAGGTTAAAGCATAAATACCAGCTTCACTATCCAGTGAACCAGGTTGTACAATTGTTTGTAATTGCTGGAAATTGTGACCACTCTTCCAATCCCAGAACCACATACTACCGTTGTCACCTCCGGTAACCATAACACCCTCCTCATTGACTGCCAGTGCATTGATAATAGTTTTCTGTTGAGAGAGCATATTGtgacaaaattgtccttttGGAAGTGTGAACTTTTTAATATTATCAGCCGATGCAGATGCAAAAGCTCGCTGTTTAGGATGTGGAGCCATTGCTCGAACAGACTTTTTATGGTTTGTAAGTGTAGTTAGCAATGTTTTACCATAATACCTAACATCCCACATCTTGATTGTAGAATCATGAGAACCAGTAACAACTTGATAAGGGTCCGTTTCCGTTGTAAACACAGAGCAGACAGTATTGTCATGACCTAGAGCATGAATTTGGGTTTGTTTACGTATGTCCCAAACCCGGCAGACAGAATCACGTCCTCCGGTAACTAACATGTTGTTGTCGTCGGGATGAATAGACAAGCAGTAAACACCACTGAGATGACCATGATAAGACCTAATAA
Coding sequences within it:
- the LOC123899906 gene encoding protein pleiotropic regulatory locus 1-like, whose product is MEAIEPQSLKKRPLDLFSPLDQQLAPPDSESKKIRVNYKVNAEYGGIQESIAQPQTKNSATKNQSQEPGLALLPGPSMPSRGSSRNFSTSSLMERMESKWPRPDWHAPWKNYRVISGHLGWVTSIAVDPSNTWFATGSADRTIKIWDLATGVLKLTLTGHIQQVRALAISNKHTYMFSAADDKQVKCWDLEQNKVIRSYHGHLSGVYCLSIHPDDNNMLVTGGRDSVCRVWDIRKQTQIHALGHDNTVCSVFTTETDPYQVVTGSHDSTIKMWDVRYYGKTLLTTLTNHKKSVRAMAPHPKQRAFASASADNIKKFTLPKGQFCHNMLSQQKTIINALAVNEEGVMVTGGDNGSMWFWDWKSGHNFQQLQTIVQPGSLDSEAGIYALTYDITGTRLISCEADKTIKMWKQDQNATQETHPLNFRPPKDIRRF